The Campylobacter sp. RM10537 genome has a segment encoding these proteins:
- the pseA gene encoding pseudaminic acid biosynthesis protein PseA translates to MKFCKKCVMPDTKPDLHFDEEGICDACRSQESKNQEINWQEREKEFLELIKKYKKHPIYDCVIGVSGGKDSHFQTIKMLELGLNPLCVCFEPSVPTKIGRRNLKNLNKLGVDLIHIKRNPKVYKILAREGFQRTGDTEWQNHLGIFTTVVRTAVNFNIPLMIWGESPQIEYGGPASSKTRNTLDRTWLEEFGGLLGNRVSDMIGVQGLTEKDLYFYTYPSDEEIQRVGLTGLFLGYYFKWDYKINLKVSKEHGFSTTDRPVETTYENFENLDCYSNHVHDYLKYCKYGFGRATDNACLDIRLGYINREQGVKLVNKYDGRVPTKAIKKYLEFSGFSEEEFQKIVDSFTNKKIFKRDEKGRFLKDYDGSLIRKEEYILK, encoded by the coding sequence ATGAAATTTTGTAAAAAATGTGTGATGCCAGATACTAAACCTGATTTACATTTTGATGAAGAAGGAATTTGTGATGCTTGTCGTTCTCAAGAAAGCAAAAATCAAGAAATTAATTGGCAAGAAAGAGAAAAAGAATTTTTAGAACTCATTAAAAAATATAAAAAACATCCTATTTATGATTGTGTTATAGGAGTTAGTGGAGGTAAAGATTCACATTTTCAAACTATAAAAATGTTAGAACTCGGACTTAATCCTTTATGTGTTTGTTTTGAACCTAGTGTTCCTACTAAAATAGGACGAAGAAATTTAAAGAATTTAAATAAACTTGGTGTTGATTTAATTCATATAAAAAGAAATCCTAAAGTTTATAAAATTTTAGCAAGAGAGGGATTTCAGAGAACAGGTGATACTGAGTGGCAAAACCATTTAGGAATTTTTACAACTGTTGTGAGAACGGCTGTAAATTTTAATATACCTTTAATGATTTGGGGCGAAAGTCCACAAATTGAATATGGTGGTCCTGCAAGCAGTAAAACAAGAAATACACTCGATAGAACTTGGCTTGAAGAATTTGGCGGACTCTTGGGAAATAGGGTATCAGATATGATTGGAGTGCAAGGATTAACCGAGAAAGATCTTTATTTTTACACATATCCAAGTGATGAAGAGATACAAAGAGTTGGTTTAACAGGGCTGTTTTTGGGATATTATTTTAAATGGGATTATAAGATAAACCTTAAAGTATCTAAAGAACATGGATTTTCTACTACAGATCGTCCTGTTGAAACTACTTATGAAAATTTCGAAAATTTGGATTGTTATTCTAATCATGTGCATGATTATCTAAAATACTGTAAATATGGTTTTGGAAGGGCAACTGATAATGCATGTTTAGATATTCGTTTAGGTTATATTAATCGAGAGCAAGGGGTGAAATTAGTCAATAAATATGATGGTAGGGTTCCAACAAAGGCTATTAAAAAATATTTAGAATTTAGTGGCTTTAGTGAAGAAGAATTTCAAAAAATCGTTGATTCTTTTACCAATAAAAAGATTTTTAAACGCGATGAAAAAGGTAGATTTTTAAAAGATTATGATGGTTCCTTGATTAGAAAAGAAGAGTATATTTTAAAATGA
- the pseI gene encoding pseudaminic acid synthase, which translates to MQIGNFNTDQKVFIIAELSANHAGSLELALKSIKAAKEAGADAIKIQTYTPDSLTLNSNKEDFIIKGGLWDKRKLYELYESAKTPYEWHEQIFKTAKDENILCFSSPFSKKDVDFLKKFNPIAYKIASFEANDEELIRYIAKENKTTIVSTGIASEEELFRICEIFKEEQNSQLIFLKCTSAYPAKISDMNLKAILSLKEKFRVEVGLSDHSFGHLAPVIAVALGARVIEKHFMLDKNLKSEDSQFSLDFNEFKAMVQAVREAESALGDGSLELNEKTLKNRTFARSLYASKDIKKGEIFSEENVKSVRPSFGLHPKFYKEILGKKATKDIEFGEALKEEYFK; encoded by the coding sequence ATGCAAATAGGAAATTTTAACACAGATCAAAAAGTATTTATCATAGCAGAATTAAGTGCTAATCATGCCGGAAGTCTAGAACTTGCACTAAAAAGCATTAAAGCCGCTAAAGAAGCAGGCGCTGATGCGATAAAAATTCAAACTTATACACCCGATAGCCTCACTCTTAATAGCAACAAAGAAGATTTTATCATCAAAGGTGGACTTTGGGATAAACGCAAACTTTATGAACTTTATGAAAGTGCAAAAACACCTTATGAATGGCATGAACAAATTTTTAAAACCGCTAAAGATGAAAATATACTTTGTTTTTCAAGTCCTTTTTCTAAAAAAGATGTTGATTTTTTGAAAAAATTTAATCCTATAGCATATAAAATCGCTTCTTTTGAAGCTAACGATGAAGAATTAATCCGCTATATAGCTAAAGAAAACAAGACTACTATTGTCTCTACAGGTATTGCAAGTGAAGAAGAGCTTTTTAGAATTTGTGAAATTTTTAAAGAAGAACAAAATTCACAATTGATATTTTTAAAATGCACCTCTGCCTATCCTGCAAAAATTAGCGATATGAATTTAAAAGCTATTTTAAGTTTAAAAGAAAAATTTCGCGTTGAAGTGGGATTAAGTGATCATAGTTTTGGACATTTAGCTCCGGTTATAGCTGTGGCACTTGGAGCTAGAGTGATCGAAAAGCATTTTATGCTTGATAAAAATTTAAAAAGTGAAGATTCTCAATTTAGTCTTGACTTTAATGAATTTAAAGCTATGGTTCAAGCTGTAAGAGAAGCAGAAAGCGCTTTAGGGGATGGCTCCTTAGAACTTAATGAAAAAACTTTAAAAAATCGCACTTTTGCAAGAAGTTTATACGCAAGCAAAGATATCAAAAAAGGCGAAATTTTCAGCGAAGAAAATGTAAAATCCGTGCGCCCTTCTTTTGGACTTCATCCAAAATTTTATAAAGAAATTTTAGGCAAAAAAGCTACAAAAGATATCGAATTTGGCGAAGCTTTAAAAGAAGAGTATTTTAAATAA
- a CDS encoding flagellin A, whose amino-acid sequence MGFRINTNIGALNAHANSVVNANELDKSLSRLSSGLRINSAADDASGMAIADSLRSQAATLGQAINNGNDAIGILQTADKAMDEQLKILDTIKTKATQAAQDGQSLKTRTMLQADINRLMEELDNIANTTAFNGKQLLSGNFTNQEFQIGSSSNQTIKASIGPTQSSKIGVTRFETGSQSVSSGVVSMVIKNYNGVEDFKFQSVVISTSVGTGLGALAEEINRSSDKTGVRATFDVKTIGSYEIKAGSTSEDFAINGVIIGKINYKDGDENGQLVSAINSVKDTTGVEASRDENGKLVLTSRDGRGIKITGDIGVGSGILANQKENYGRLSLVKNDGRDINISGTNLSAVGMGKTDIISQTSVSLRESKGQIDANTADAMGFNSYAGGGKQIIVGYSSLSAFMSSEGSGFSAGSGFSEGSGKNMSVGLQSGVVVISAMSTNNVYLVSKGSGFSEGSGNSQFATLKTSDANAAGVTYKNAGVTTLKGAMAVMDIVETATTNLDQIRADIGSVQNQLQVTINNITVTQVNVKAAESTIRDVDFAAESANFSKYNILAQSGSYAMSQANAVQQNVLKLLQ is encoded by the coding sequence ATGGGTTTTAGAATAAACACCAATATAGGTGCGTTGAACGCACATGCGAATTCGGTGGTTAATGCTAATGAACTTGATAAGTCTTTAAGTAGACTTAGTTCCGGTCTTAGGATTAACTCAGCAGCAGATGATGCTTCAGGGATGGCTATTGCAGATTCTTTGCGTTCACAAGCGGCAACTTTGGGTCAAGCAATCAACAATGGTAATGATGCTATAGGTATATTACAAACTGCAGATAAAGCGATGGATGAGCAGCTTAAAATTTTAGATACTATTAAAACTAAAGCAACTCAAGCAGCTCAAGATGGTCAAAGCTTAAAAACAAGAACTATGCTTCAAGCAGATATTAACCGCTTGATGGAAGAACTTGATAATATCGCTAATACTACAGCTTTTAATGGCAAACAACTTTTAAGTGGAAATTTTACCAATCAAGAATTTCAAATTGGTTCAAGCTCAAATCAAACTATAAAAGCTAGTATTGGTCCTACTCAGTCTTCAAAGATCGGTGTAACTAGATTTGAAACTGGTTCTCAAAGTGTAAGTTCTGGTGTTGTAAGTATGGTTATAAAAAATTATAATGGAGTAGAAGACTTTAAATTTCAAAGTGTGGTGATTTCAACTTCAGTAGGAACTGGTCTTGGGGCTTTGGCTGAAGAGATCAATAGAAGTTCTGATAAAACAGGAGTTAGAGCAACTTTTGATGTAAAAACTATAGGGTCTTATGAAATAAAAGCAGGTTCTACTTCAGAAGACTTTGCTATTAATGGAGTTATTATAGGCAAGATTAATTATAAAGATGGAGATGAAAATGGTCAATTAGTTTCCGCTATTAATTCAGTTAAAGATACTACAGGGGTTGAAGCTTCTAGGGATGAAAATGGTAAATTAGTTCTTACTTCAAGAGATGGTAGAGGTATAAAAATTACAGGAGATATAGGCGTTGGATCTGGAATTTTAGCTAATCAAAAAGAAAATTATGGAAGATTATCTTTAGTTAAAAACGATGGTAGAGATATCAATATAAGTGGAACTAATTTAAGTGCAGTAGGTATGGGAAAAACTGATATCATTTCTCAAACTTCAGTATCTTTAAGAGAATCTAAAGGACAAATCGATGCTAATACAGCTGATGCTATGGGATTTAACTCTTATGCTGGTGGTGGAAAACAAATCATCGTTGGTTATAGTTCGTTAAGTGCTTTCATGAGTTCAGAAGGTTCTGGTTTTTCAGCTGGTTCAGGTTTTTCTGAAGGTAGTGGAAAAAATATGTCAGTAGGTTTACAATCTGGTGTTGTCGTTATTTCTGCTATGTCTACAAATAATGTTTATTTGGTATCTAAAGGTTCAGGTTTTTCTGAAGGTTCTGGAAATTCTCAGTTTGCTACTTTAAAAACTTCAGATGCAAATGCTGCTGGAGTGACTTATAAAAATGCTGGTGTAACGACACTTAAAGGTGCTATGGCTGTGATGGATATAGTAGAGACTGCTACGACAAATCTTGATCAAATCAGAGCTGATATAGGTTCAGTTCAAAATCAACTTCAAGTTACGATCAACAACATCACAGTAACCCAAGTTAATGTAAAAGCAGCCGAATCAACCATCAGAGATGTAGATTTTGCAGCTGAAAGTGCAAATTTTTCAAAGTATAATATCCTAGCTCAAAGTGGATCTTACGCGATGAGTCAGGCTAATGCAGTTCAACAAAACGTCTTAAAGCTTTTACAATAA
- the hisH gene encoding imidazole glycerol phosphate synthase subunit HisH, producing the protein MIGVIDYGAGNLNSVLKALEKIGIENFLIRKKEDFSKAKKLILPGVGSFKDAMTYLKKIDFIEPLKEEVLQIKKPILGICLGMQLFLEKGYEGGICNGLGFLEGEVVEFERTNLKIPHMGWNDLEILKQEPLYKGISSLNDFYFVHSFYVKCDEKFISAKAHYGHKFTASIQKDNIFGVQFHPEKSQILGLRLLENFSRL; encoded by the coding sequence ATGATAGGTGTGATTGATTATGGAGCTGGAAATTTAAATTCTGTTTTAAAAGCTCTTGAAAAAATAGGTATTGAAAATTTTTTAATACGTAAAAAAGAAGATTTTTCTAAGGCTAAAAAACTTATATTGCCAGGGGTTGGATCTTTTAAAGATGCGATGACATATTTAAAGAAGATAGATTTTATAGAGCCTTTAAAAGAAGAAGTTTTACAGATAAAAAAGCCCATTTTAGGAATTTGTTTAGGTATGCAACTTTTTTTAGAAAAAGGTTATGAAGGTGGAATTTGTAATGGACTTGGTTTTTTAGAGGGGGAGGTAGTTGAATTTGAAAGAACTAATTTAAAAATTCCTCATATGGGATGGAATGATTTAGAAATTTTAAAACAAGAGCCTTTATATAAAGGTATTTCTTCATTAAATGATTTTTATTTTGTGCACTCTTTCTATGTAAAATGCGATGAAAAATTTATCAGCGCAAAGGCTCATTATGGTCATAAATTTACAGCTAGTATCCAAAAAGATAATATTTTTGGTGTTCAATTTCACCCTGAAAAAAGTCAAATTTTAGGCCTTAGACTTTTAGAAAATTTCTCAAGGCTTTAA
- a CDS encoding motility associated factor glycosyltransferase family protein: protein MDKELFLKNTQALFEVDQILAYKLRSLQKLENFRLEKNEQGINFIANSEEKIYENPKKDLVKNLDFYKTQHSKYPVLFFYGFGNGELYKILCENKNHKHIIVFEDELEILALAFYFIDFTKELKSEKLILFHTPSITTAQLMALFMYENIQKSVKIFNLFIHSDFYLKFYADQIQELNQKLIENIRFIVLAKGNDPHDSIIGIKHMINNLPKLLNHGVFQNFLKERKQKIKNAIIVSTGPSLIKQLPLLKKYSSKATIFCADSAYPILAKYDIKPDYVCMLERDDIVSKCFDNDFKEFDQGILFIISSVVHQEVIDFLEKNSRKYMLVHRPLHFAVSLNLKEFGYIGVGASVANMAYELAASLRHENIILIGQDLAYAKDGSSHPKEHIFGNEGEKVRGEIYTVAYGGETQVRTQLTWNLFRQAFEKDIFWAKEKLQINTYNCTEGGARIEGAIEKPFKELCEILLKEDLKKPFDLPKILEKNEIKNKFLQTQKLLIKNVKQSEEFIKKCNNELKKLDFELNKLELNLSTLEKIKKNLLKFFSEFKKLKLFNELIQAIYYHNECEILRYEVLNEIDQNKNIKEFLINQKAWWLQSLEYLNTQNKIIKEALEKFKNDDILVK, encoded by the coding sequence ATGGATAAAGAACTTTTTTTAAAAAATACTCAAGCACTTTTTGAAGTAGATCAAATTCTTGCATACAAATTAAGATCTTTGCAAAAATTAGAAAATTTTCGATTAGAAAAAAACGAACAAGGGATTAATTTTATCGCTAATTCTGAAGAAAAAATTTATGAAAATCCCAAAAAAGATCTTGTAAAAAATTTAGATTTTTACAAAACTCAACATTCTAAATATCCTGTTTTATTTTTTTATGGTTTTGGAAATGGAGAACTATATAAAATTTTATGCGAAAATAAAAATCATAAACATATTATTGTTTTTGAAGATGAGCTTGAAATTTTAGCCCTAGCTTTTTATTTTATTGATTTTACCAAAGAGTTAAAAAGCGAAAAACTTATACTTTTTCATACTCCAAGCATCACCACTGCGCAGCTTATGGCTCTTTTTATGTATGAAAATATTCAAAAAAGTGTTAAAATTTTTAATCTTTTCATCCATAGTGATTTTTATCTTAAATTTTATGCCGACCAAATTCAAGAACTCAATCAAAAACTAATAGAAAATATCCGTTTTATAGTCTTAGCTAAAGGCAATGATCCGCATGATTCTATCATAGGTATAAAACATATGATCAATAATCTTCCCAAACTTTTAAACCATGGAGTTTTTCAAAATTTTTTAAAAGAAAGAAAACAAAAAATAAAAAACGCTATCATCGTTTCAACGGGTCCTAGTCTTATCAAACAACTACCTTTGCTTAAAAAATACTCTAGCAAAGCTACTATTTTTTGTGCTGATAGTGCTTATCCTATACTTGCAAAATATGATATTAAGCCTGATTATGTTTGTATGCTAGAAAGAGATGATATAGTATCTAAATGCTTTGATAATGATTTTAAAGAATTTGATCAAGGAATTTTATTTATCATAAGCTCTGTGGTACATCAAGAAGTTATTGATTTTCTTGAAAAGAACTCTAGAAAATATATGCTAGTACATCGTCCTTTGCATTTTGCAGTATCTTTAAATCTTAAAGAATTTGGTTATATTGGGGTTGGAGCGAGTGTTGCAAATATGGCTTATGAATTAGCTGCAAGTTTAAGACATGAAAATATCATTTTAATAGGTCAAGATCTTGCCTATGCCAAAGATGGAAGTTCACATCCAAAGGAACATATTTTTGGAAATGAAGGAGAAAAAGTACGTGGAGAAATTTATACTGTAGCTTATGGAGGAGAAACGCAAGTAAGAACTCAGCTTACTTGGAATTTATTTCGTCAGGCTTTTGAAAAAGATATTTTTTGGGCAAAAGAAAAACTACAAATCAATACTTATAATTGCACTGAAGGTGGAGCTAGGATAGAAGGAGCTATAGAAAAACCTTTTAAAGAGCTTTGTGAAATTTTACTTAAAGAAGATCTAAAAAAACCTTTTGATCTGCCTAAAATTTTAGAAAAAAATGAAATTAAAAATAAATTTTTACAAACTCAAAAACTTCTTATTAAAAATGTTAAACAAAGTGAAGAATTTATAAAAAAATGCAACAATGAGCTTAAAAAACTTGATTTTGAGCTCAATAAATTAGAACTTAATTTATCAACCTTGGAAAAAATCAAAAAAAATCTTTTAAAATTTTTTAGCGAATTTAAAAAACTAAAACTATTTAATGAGCTTATTCAAGCTATATATTATCACAATGAATGCGAAATTTTACGCTATGAAGTTTTAAATGAAATCGATCAAAATAAAAATATTAAAGAATTTTTAATCAATCAAAAAGCGTGGTGGCTACAAAGTTTAGAATATCTAAATACTCAAAATAAAATCATCAAAGAGGCTTTAGAAAAATTTAAAAATGACGATATTTTAGTAAAATAA
- a CDS encoding motility associated factor glycosyltransferase family protein, with amino-acid sequence MQNEIFDKNLKAMNGDEYNEIKEELKKIKELRYFSYSLGKDKLDINIIQKRNLKTIYKNPLKELEEKIEFFKEYQRYPALFFYGLGNGILYKALLQNENHKRIIVFEKEIEIIFITLNLIDFSEELRKGKLILIHTIEMTYTKADTIFSLSSINKFFRIYNLHLHSNFYKNYEEDMLKVNTLNSKAIRNISLRRGNDPKDAMQGIEQFVRNIPKMINHPSYKTLLQKRKNTKDENVAIIVSTGPSLEKQLPLLKKYASKATIFCADSAYAILAKHDIKPDYVCMMERDHYTAECFNNDFKEFDQDITFVVTSLVHKNTIAYLEKNKRKYILVTRPLSFATSIELDEFGYMSCGMSVAHMNYELAINLNFKNIILIGQDLAYAKDGSSHSKGFLYKDFHEGHHERDFDKYTAIAYGGEGIVQSSEVWTIFREIFENFIATNNQKKIKTYNATEGGARIEGAIEKSFKELCKTLLKKDLKKPFAKIPKLLKNQRDELMLDAYKKIKKQMSLTQTFLKECKKVKNQLASLKRGKTKLTLEQINKNLDKFKTRLDSKRYGFLLEILGPTLYHEESLLAPLYFQSFQNESERQNKLFAWLYAHESLIESIFELVDTQNIILKKAIIPLQDELEKRKLL; translated from the coding sequence ATGCAAAATGAAATTTTTGATAAAAATTTAAAAGCCATGAATGGCGATGAATATAATGAAATCAAAGAAGAATTAAAAAAAATAAAAGAATTAAGATATTTTTCTTATTCACTTGGCAAAGATAAACTAGATATTAATATCATCCAAAAAAGAAATTTAAAAACAATTTATAAAAATCCTTTAAAAGAATTAGAAGAAAAAATTGAATTTTTTAAAGAATATCAAAGATATCCTGCTTTATTTTTTTACGGTTTAGGAAATGGAATTTTATATAAAGCCTTACTTCAAAATGAAAATCATAAAAGAATTATTGTTTTTGAAAAAGAAATAGAAATTATTTTTATAACTCTTAATTTGATTGATTTTAGTGAGGAATTAAGAAAAGGGAAATTAATCTTAATCCATACTATAGAAATGACTTATACTAAAGCTGATACCATTTTTTCTTTAAGTTCAATTAATAAATTTTTTAGAATTTACAATTTACATTTACATTCTAATTTTTATAAAAATTATGAAGAAGATATGTTAAAAGTGAATACTTTAAATTCTAAAGCTATTAGAAATATCAGTCTTAGAAGAGGAAATGATCCAAAAGATGCAATGCAAGGCATAGAACAATTTGTAAGAAATATCCCTAAAATGATCAATCATCCAAGTTATAAAACCTTGCTTCAAAAAAGAAAAAATACCAAAGATGAAAATGTGGCCATCATAGTTTCTACAGGCCCTAGTCTTGAAAAACAACTTCCTTTGCTTAAAAAATACGCTAGTAAAGCTACTATTTTTTGTGCTGATAGTGCTTATGCTATATTGGCAAAGCATGATATAAAGCCTGATTATGTTTGCATGATGGAAAGAGATCACTATACAGCAGAATGTTTTAATAACGACTTTAAAGAATTTGATCAAGATATTACTTTTGTTGTAACTTCTTTGGTTCATAAAAATACCATTGCTTATCTTGAAAAAAATAAAAGAAAATATATCCTAGTTACCAGACCTTTATCTTTTGCCACTTCGATAGAGCTGGATGAATTTGGATATATGAGCTGTGGAATGAGCGTAGCTCATATGAATTATGAATTAGCCATAAATTTAAATTTTAAAAATATTATTCTCATAGGACAGGATCTTGCTTACGCAAAAGATGGAAGTTCGCACTCTAAAGGCTTTTTATATAAAGATTTTCACGAAGGGCATCATGAAAGAGATTTTGATAAATACACTGCTATAGCTTATGGAGGAGAAGGGATAGTCCAAAGTTCTGAAGTTTGGACCATATTTAGAGAAATATTTGAAAATTTTATAGCTACAAATAATCAAAAAAAAATAAAAACTTACAATGCCACCGAAGGTGGAGCTAGGATAGAAGGAGCCATAGAAAAATCTTTTAAAGAGCTTTGCAAAACCTTGCTTAAAAAAGATCTAAAAAAGCCTTTTGCTAAAATTCCTAAACTTTTAAAAAATCAAAGAGATGAGTTAATGTTAGATGCTTATAAAAAGATCAAAAAGCAAATGAGCTTAACTCAAACTTTTTTAAAAGAATGTAAAAAAGTTAAAAATCAATTGGCATCGTTAAAAAGAGGAAAAACTAAACTTACTCTAGAACAAATTAATAAAAATTTAGATAAATTTAAAACTCGTTTAGATTCTAAGCGTTATGGTTTTTTACTTGAAATTTTAGGACCAACACTATATCACGAAGAAAGTTTATTAGCTCCTTTATATTTTCAAAGTTTTCAAAACGAAAGTGAAAGACAAAATAAACTTTTTGCTTGGCTTTATGCTCATGAATCTTTAATCGAAAGCATTTTTGAACTTGTAGATACTCAAAATATCATCTTAAAAAAAGCTATCATACCTTTACAAGATGAACTTGAAAAAAGAAAACTTCTATAA
- a CDS encoding motility associated factor glycosyltransferase family protein, which produces MNFNKNQTILFNKNLNSLNNPTLKEKLKELSITHYELILGKDSLDINLKDTKNHTFLYQDVIKELDIMLKTYNEKYLLYPVLYFYGFGNGILFKALLKNKYHKHLVIFEKELEIIKIMFHLLDFSQELKENRLLILDVNSLEFQDYYDLCSTSPFFEFSRTYFLELSSDYYEKDQEDILNLNNNLIDKFKNAILLKGNNSKDILQGIQQLIYNLPTMLTHPPYQNLLKQRESLSDTAIIVSTGPSLTKQLDTLKQYANKATIISADSSYPILAKHDIKPDYVLSLERILLTSEFFNNDFKEFDKDIIFITTHLTHPQTIKNLKRNNRNFMLAYRGSEIAKYLKIFKYGELSEGHSVANVAYGLAVFLRHKNIIFIGQDLAYGEDGFSHTKDYQNLDKHEGHYQRDFGNFRALAYGGKGFVESSFIWNLFRSFLEKRIHEANQLELCTTYNCTEGGARIEGTIEKPFKEVCETLLKEDLKKPFPKVEALSKDKQDELLLKSYYKIYKSIKHCQDFSQELLKAYNHILESFSNLNLISNLNEGKEILDYLIQEIDKIKTKLEDGKNMLDLYEILGPLLTQFELNLARIYILNPKTLEDSYNKSLLWVKEHIEFFNMVYEHIKAQEKALIENITPLENELKKRNLEKYMRKINNAK; this is translated from the coding sequence ATGAATTTCAATAAAAATCAAACCATACTTTTTAATAAAAATCTAAATTCACTAAACAATCCTACCTTAAAAGAAAAACTAAAAGAATTATCAATCACTCATTATGAGCTTATTTTGGGCAAAGATAGCTTAGATATCAATCTAAAAGATACTAAAAATCATACTTTTCTTTATCAAGATGTGATAAAAGAGCTTGATATTATGTTAAAAACCTATAATGAAAAATATCTTTTATATCCTGTACTTTATTTTTATGGTTTTGGAAATGGAATTTTATTTAAAGCACTTTTAAAAAATAAATATCATAAACATTTAGTTATTTTTGAAAAAGAATTAGAAATCATTAAAATTATGTTTCACCTTTTAGATTTTTCACAAGAATTAAAAGAAAATAGACTTTTAATTCTTGATGTTAATTCTTTAGAATTTCAAGATTATTATGATTTGTGCTCAACTAGTCCTTTTTTTGAATTTTCTAGAACTTATTTTTTAGAACTTAGTAGTGATTATTATGAAAAAGATCAAGAAGATATTTTAAATTTAAATAATAATCTTATAGATAAATTTAAAAATGCTATACTTTTAAAAGGAAATAATTCTAAAGATATTTTACAAGGCATACAACAACTTATTTATAATCTTCCAACCATGCTAACTCATCCTCCTTATCAAAATTTACTCAAACAAAGAGAAAGTCTTAGTGATACAGCTATTATAGTTTCTACTGGACCCAGTCTTACTAAGCAATTAGATACTCTTAAACAATATGCTAATAAAGCAACTATTATATCTGCTGATTCTTCTTATCCTATCTTAGCAAAGCATGATATTAAGCCTGATTATGTTTTATCTTTGGAAAGAATTTTATTAACCTCTGAATTTTTTAATAATGATTTTAAAGAATTTGATAAAGATATAATTTTTATCACAACTCATTTAACTCATCCACAAACCATAAAAAATTTAAAACGTAACAATAGAAATTTTATGTTGGCTTACAGAGGTTCTGAAATTGCAAAATATTTAAAAATTTTTAAATATGGAGAACTATCTGAAGGACATAGCGTAGCCAATGTAGCTTATGGTTTAGCTGTATTTTTAAGACATAAAAATATCATTTTTATAGGGCAGGATTTAGCTTATGGCGAAGATGGTTTTTCTCATACAAAAGACTATCAAAATCTTGACAAGCATGAGGGGCATTATCAAAGAGATTTTGGAAATTTTAGAGCCTTAGCTTATGGAGGAAAAGGTTTTGTAGAAAGTTCATTTATTTGGAATTTATTTAGGTCATTTTTAGAAAAAAGAATTCATGAAGCAAATCAACTAGAACTTTGCACCACCTATAACTGCACCGAAGGTGGAGCTAGGATAGAAGGAACTATAGAAAAACCTTTTAAGGAAGTTTGTGAAACTTTACTTAAAGAAGATCTAAAAAAACCTTTTCCTAAAGTAGAAGCTTTAAGCAAAGATAAGCAAGATGAATTATTATTAAAAAGCTATTATAAAATTTATAAAAGTATAAAACACTGTCAAGATTTTTCACAAGAACTTTTAAAAGCTTATAATCATATCTTAGAAAGTTTTTCCAATCTTAATTTGATTTCAAATTTAAATGAAGGTAAAGAAATACTTGATTATCTCATACAAGAAATTGATAAAATCAAAACTAAACTTGAAGATGGAAAAAATATGCTAGATCTTTATGAAATCTTAGGTCCTCTTTTAACTCAATTTGAACTTAATTTAGCAAGAATTTATATTTTAAATCCAAAAACCTTAGAAGATTCTTATAATAAATCTTTATTATGGGTTAAAGAACATATAGAATTTTTTAATATGGTTTATGAACATATTAAAGCACAAGAAAAAGCTTTAATAGAAAATATTACTCCTTTAGAAAATGAACTCAAAAAAAGAAATTTAGAAAAATATATGAGGAAGATAAACAATGCAAAATGA